Proteins co-encoded in one Oncorhynchus tshawytscha isolate Ot180627B linkage group LG34, Otsh_v2.0, whole genome shotgun sequence genomic window:
- the LOC112232034 gene encoding protein mab-21-like 2 — protein MIATQAKLVYQLNKYYSERCQTRKAAIAKTIREVCKVVSDVLKEVEVQEPRFISSLSEIEARFEGMEVIAPNEFEVVLYLNQMGVFNFVDDGSLPGCAVLKLSDGRKRSMSLWVEFITASGYLSARKIRSRFQTLVAQAVDKCSYRDVVKMVADTSEVKLRIRERYVVQITPAFKCTGIWPRSAAQWPMPHIPWPGPNRVAEVKAEGFNLLSKECYSLTGKQSSAESDAWVLQFSEAENRLLMAGCRKRCLSVLKTLRDRHLELPGQPLQSYHMKTLLLYECEKHPRETDWDESCLGDRINGILLQLISCLQCRRCPHYFLPNLDLFQGKPHSALEAAAKQTWRLAREILTNAKSLDKL, from the coding sequence ATGATCGCGACGCAGGCAAAGCTGGTCTACCAGCTCAACAAATACTACAGCGAGAGATGCCAAACTCGAAAAGCGGCCATTGCAAAGACTATCCGGGAGGTGTGTAAGGTAGTGTCGGACGTCCTGAAGGAGGTCGAGGTGCAGGAACCCCGGTTCATCTCCTCTCTCAGCGAGATAGAGGCGCGCTTCGAGGGGATGGAGGTCATAGCCCCCAACGAGTTCGAGGTGGTCCTCTACCTCAACCAGATGGGAGTGTTCAACTTTGTTGACGACGGTTCTCTGCCCGGCTGCGCTGTACTGAAGCTGAGCGACGGCCGCAAAAGAAGTATGTCTCTCTGGGTCGAGTTCATAACGGCCTCGGGCTACCTTTCCGCCCGGAAGATCCGTTCAAGGTTTCAGACTCTGGTGGCGCAAGCGGTGGATAAGTGTAGCTACCGTGACGTGGTTAAAATGGTTGCAGATACAAGTGAGGTAAAACTAAGGATCCGGGAGAGATACGTGGTTCAGATCACCCCTGCGTTCAAGTGCACAGGGATCTGGCCTAGGAGCGCTGCCCAGTGGCCCATGCCCCATATCCCCTGGCCTGGTCCGAACCGGGTGGCCGAGGTCAAGGCCGAGGGCTTTAACCTGCTCTCCAAAGAGTGCTATTCGTTGACCGGGAAACAGAGCTCGGCTGAGAGTGACGCCTGGGTCTTGCAGTTCAGCGAGGCCGAGAATAGGCTCCTGATGGCGGGATGCAGGAAAAGATGCCTCTCGGTCCTGAAGACTCTCCGCGACCGTCATCTCGAGCTACCCGGTCAACCACTCCAGAGCTACCACATGAAGACCCTGCTCCTGTATGAGTGTGAGAAACACCCGAGAGAGACCGACTGGGATGAGTCCTGCCTCGGAGATCGAATCAACGGAATTCTGCTGCAGCTCATCTCGTGTTTGCAGTGCCGCAGATGCCCCCATTATTTCTTACCAAATTTGGACCTGTTTCAGGGGAAGCCCCACTCGGCCCTGGAAGCTGCCGCAAAGCAGACGTGGAGACTGGCGAGGGAAATCCTCACTAATGCAAAAAGTTTGGACAAATTATAA